TGGTGCTCGATTTCGGCCGCAAGGTGCTCGAGGGGCCGCCGGCGGAGGTGATGGACAGCGCCGTGGTACGCGAGATCTACATGGGATTGAAGGCCGATGGCGTTGCTTGATGTGAACGGCCTCGAGATATTCTACGGCGATCTCCAGGCCGTGTTCGACATGAACTTCACCGTCGCCGACGGCGAGGCGGTGGCGCTGGTCGGCGCCAACGGCGCCGGCAAGTCAACCTTCTTGAAGGCACTGGTCGGGCTCAACGAGGAGCGGCGCGGGGCCGTGCATTTCGACGGTATCGACATCTCGCAGGTGCCGGCCGAGCAGGTGTCGCGGCTCGGGCTCATCATGGTGCCCGAGGGCCGCCTGCTGTTCGACTCGCTGACCATCGAGGAGAACCTGCTGATGGGCAGCGTCAACCGTCGCAAGGGCAGCTGGACCCTGCGGCGGGTGTTCGACCTGTTCCCGATCCTGGAAGAGCGGCGGCGGATGTTTCCGGGTCAGCTCTCCGGCGGCCAGCAGCAGATGGCGGCGATCGGTCGCGCGCTGATGTCGAATCCGCGGCTCTTGCTGTGCGACGAGATATCTCTCGGGCTTGCTCCCGTCGTGGTCGAGCAGATCTATCGCTCGTTCGCCGACATCCGCCGCGAGGGCACCGCGGTCGTGCTGGTCGAGCAGGACGTCAAGCGCGCGCTCGCGACCTCCGAGCGGATCTATTGCCTGTTGAAGGGGCGGGTGTCGTTGACTGGCCCGGCGCAGGGGTTGCAGCCGGAGCAGCTGACGCACGCCTATTTCGGAAACTAGCCAGGAAACTAGCCAAGGTTGGCAACCAACATGATCTGGGTTGAGACATTGATCAACGGGGCCCTGCTGGGCGGGCTCTACGCGCTGCTCGGCATCGGGCTCGCGCTGGTGTTCGGCGTGATGCGCGTCGTCAACATCGCGCATGGCGAATTCATGGTGCTGAGCGCGTTCTGCGCCGTGCTGCTGTCCAACCTGTTTCCGCAGGTGTCGCCGCTGCTGATGCTGATCCCGGTGATCGCGCTGTCCTTTGCAGTCGGATGGCTGTACCAGGCCGCCATCGTCAACCGGGTCGTGACATCGCCCGATCCGCTGTCGCCGCTGCTGCTGACCTTTGGCGTCTCGGTGATCCTGCGCAACGTGATGGTCGAGGTCTTCGGCGCCGACGTGCGCAGCCTGCAGGTCGGCGAGCTCTCGCGCGCCAGCCTCGAAATCGCCGGCCTCAACATCGGCATCATGCCGCTGCTGACCCTGGTGCTTGCGGCGTTGTTGTTCATGGCGTTGCAACTGGTGCTGCGCCACACCGAGTTCGGCCGCATCGTGCGCGCCACCGCCGACCGCCGCGACATCGTCCGGCTGTCCGGGGTCAAGCCGGACCGGGTCTATAACTACGTCATGGGCCTGTCGCTCGCACTCGGCGCGATCGGCGGCGTCTTGCTCGCGGTGCGCTCGAGCTTCACGCCGTTCTCGGGCGCCGAGCGGCTCTTGATCGCCTTCGAGGTCGTGGTGCTCGGCGGGCTCGGCTCGTTCTGGGGCGCGCTGCTCGGCGGCATCGCACTCGGCATGGCGCAGCTGATCGGGCTGAAGATCGATCCGAATGCCGGGCTGCTCTACGCGCACCTGCTGTTCTTCATCATGCTGCTGATCCGCCCGTCGGGTCTCGTGTCGAGCAGGGTGTGATGCCGATGCCGACACGGACACTTCTCCTGACCTCTACCGTAGTGCTCGTCGCACTCATTGCCGGTGCGCCCTTCGTGCTGAACGAGGGCTTCCTGCGGCTCGCGACCGAGTGCCTGCTGCTGCTGACCATGGCGCAGATGTGGAACCTGCTGGCGGGCTATGCCGGGCTGGTCTCGCTCGGCCACCAGGTGTTCATCGCCTTCGGTGCCTATGCGCTGTTCCTGACCTCGGGCTGGCTCGAGGTGACCCCGATCTGGGTGCTGCCGGTGGCGCCGCTGGTGGCCGCGGCCGTCGCCGCGATCATCGCCTTTCCGCTGTTCCGGCTGCGCGACGCCTATTTCTCGATCGCGATGTGGGTGTTCGCCGAGATCATCGGCGCGTTCACCATGAAGTCGCAGGCGGTCGGCGGCACCTCCGGCGTGCCGCTCGCCACCAGCAAGCTGATCGATTTCGACTGGTTCGAGCCGACGATGTTCTGGCTCGCCGGCGGCCTGACGCTGGTCACCATCGCGGCGCTCTACAAGATGATGACCTCGAGCTTCGGGCTCGGGCTGATGAGCGTTCGCGACAACGATCTTGCCGCGATGAGCGTCGGCGTCGACGTCCGCCACAACCGCTTCATCGCCTTCGTGCTGTCGGCGGCCGGATGCGGGCTGGCCGGTGCGCTCAGCTTCATGGGCAATCTGTTCATCGCGCCGCTGGCGGCGTTCGACGTCAACTGGTCGGTCTATATGATGTTCATCGTGATCATCGGCGGTATCGGCACGCTCGAAGGCCCGATTCTCGGCGTCATCATTTTCTTCGGTTTGCGCGAGTTGATGACCGGGCCGCTTGGCCTGTCCGGCGGCTGGTATCTGGTCGGCCTCGGCATCATTGCAGTCGTCGTGATGATCGTGGCGCCGCGCGGCATCTGGCCGGCGCTGCGCGACCGCCTCGGCGTGCGGCTGCTCGATGTCCATCGCGCCGCGCCGCGCCCGGCCAGAGCGACCATCCCGCCGGTCGTGTCGGAACGGGTTACCGGATGAGGCAGGCCTTCACGCCGTCACCATTGCTTGTATTCTGGTCGTTCTGGCTTTGAGTGGAGGGCGTGATGGCTCTGATATTCCGGCGTGGCGGATGGGCATTGGCAGGCCTGGTTGCGGCGACACTGGTGACGCCGGCAAAGGCCGAGCGCAGGATGTGGCCGCAGGCCGCCGCGACACACCCGATGGATGGGCTGACGACGGACGAAATCCGATCGGTCTCCGAAATCCTCCGCGGCGCCGGCAGGCTCGACGATGCGGCGCGCGTCGTCTCGATGACGGTCGAAGAGGATCCCAAGGACGAGGTACGGGCGTGGAAGCCCGGACAGCCCTTCGCACGCCGGGCGCACGCGACCCTGCTGAGCAGCGGGCACCTCTACGAGGCGCATATCGACCTCGCCGGGCGCAGCCTGGTCGGCTGGGATGAGGTCAGCGATCATGAGGCAGCGCTGACCATCGACGAGTTGATGTCCGCAGGCGATCTGCCGAAGCAGGACCCGCGCTGGATCGCCGCGATGGCCAAGCGCGGCATCACCGACTTCAAGAATGTGCTGTGCCTGCCGCTGACGGTCGGGCCGGTGAGCGACCCGGCCCTGAAGGGCCGCCGCCTGCTCAACGTGCCCTGCGTCGACACCACGGGCGCCGGCAACAATCTCTGGGGCAAGCCGATCGAGAACCTGGTCGCCCAGGTCGATCTCAAGAGCAGGACCGTGCTGTCGGTGACCGATCTTGGCGTGGTGGCGCCGCCGCCGCTGACGCCATCGCACGCCTACGCCGACTCCGGAAAATACCGCAAGCCGCCGAAGCCGATCGAGATCATGGCGCCCGAGGGCAGCAACGTGAAGGTGGAGGGCGGCCAGGTCCACTGGGACAATTGGTCGTTCCATGTCCGTCTTGAGCCGCGTGTCGGCGCGGTGCTGTCGCTGATCCGCTATGACGACCACGGCTCGTTGCGCGACATCGCCTATCAGATCTCCGCGAGCGAGATGTTCGTGCCCTATATGGATCCGGCACCGACCTGGTCGTTTCGCGCCTATATGGACATCGGCGAATACGGCTTTGGCGTGCTCTCCAGTGAATTGCAGCGCGGCGTGGATTGTCCCGAGGGCGCACACTATCTTGATCTGACAATATCGGACACCAAGGGCGCGCCTGTCGTCTCCAAGGGCGCGGTCTGCATCTTCGAACGCCCGACCGGCGATCCGATCTGGCGCCACAGCGAGCTGCTCAACAACACCGCCGAGGTGCGGCCGAACAACGAGCTGGTGGTGCGGATGGCGCCGGTGGTCGGCAACTACGACTACCTGGTTGACTACGTGTTCGACCGTGCCGGCAATATCGATGTCCGGCTCGGCGCCTACGGCATCGACGCGACCAAGGGCGTGGCGAGCAAGACTCTGAGCGATCCGACGGCCGCGCAGGATACCGCCTACGGAACGCTGGTGGACGAGCGATTGCTGGCGGTCAATCACGATCACTACATGACGTTCCGGATCGACATGGACGTCGACGGTACCGCGAACCGACTGGTCGAGGATCGCTTCAGCGTCCGCCGGCTCGACGAGGGCCAACGCAAGAGCCTGTGGCAGGTCGACACCAAACCGGTCGCGACCGAAGGGCCGGTCACGACGCCGCTGAGCGCCGCGCAATTCAGGATCGAGAGCACGGGCAAGACTAACAAACAGGGCTACCGCACCAGCTATCAGCTGATGCCCGGCCATTCCGACGTCTCGCTGCTCGCCAAGGACGATCCGATCCAGTTGCGCGCCGGCTTCAGCGCCTACACGCTATGGACCTCGGCCTACGCCAGGGACGAGCGCTACGCCGCCGGCATGTATCCGAACGAGAACCCCGACGTCGATGGACTGCCGAAATGGACCTCGGCAAAGAGGCCGATCGAGGATCGCGACCTCGTGCTGTGGTACACGGTCGGCTTCCGTCACGTGCCGCGTGCCGAGGATTGGCCTGTCATGCCCGGCCTCTGGCATGGCTTCCGGCTGCGCCCGTTCAACTTCTTCGATCGCAATCCCGCGCTCGACGTGCCGCCGATTGTGAACGCCAGGGAGAGCAAATGAGAGGCCACGCGCATCGCCTGGGCGCGATGGCCGGCGCGCTGCTGGCGTTGCTGGCCGCCCAGTCGGCCGTGCGCAGTGCGGTGGCCGAAAGCGGCGCTGATGATGCGTCCTTGCTCTATCTGAGCAGCGGCGACTGGGAGCGGCAATCCACGCCGCGCAAGGTCGCGCTCGCTGCCGACTTCATGCGGATCTTCTGCACCGATCAAAGGATGTCGGCGGCATCGCTCGCCGACTGCCTCGACCGCGACAAAGCCGACGGCACGCCGTTCGAGCGCGCCATGGCCTGCGTCAGCGCGCTGTCAGCCGGCCGCTGAGAGGCCGGCGTCGATCCCGTCAGCGATCGCCTTGACGTCCAGTGAGGTGAGGATGAGGGGAGGGGACAGGATGAGGTTGTTGCCGGAGACACGCAGCATCACGCCGGCTTCGTAGGCGGCACCCGCGACCTTCGCCATGGTTTTCTTGTCGGCCGGCTTCTTGCTGTCGCGATCGGCGACCAGCTCGAGCGCGGCCATCAGACCCTTGCCCCTGACGTCGCCGACCAGAGCGTGCTTGGCCTTGAGCGCGGCCAGCGCCTGCGCAAGATCCTTACCGCGCGCGGCGGCATTCTCGTCGAGCTTGAGGCGGCGGGTCTCGGCGAGCGCCGCAATGCCTGCAGCGCAGCCGA
The window above is part of the Bradyrhizobium sp. PSBB068 genome. Proteins encoded here:
- a CDS encoding ABC transporter ATP-binding protein; translated protein: MALLDVNGLEIFYGDLQAVFDMNFTVADGEAVALVGANGAGKSTFLKALVGLNEERRGAVHFDGIDISQVPAEQVSRLGLIMVPEGRLLFDSLTIEENLLMGSVNRRKGSWTLRRVFDLFPILEERRRMFPGQLSGGQQQMAAIGRALMSNPRLLLCDEISLGLAPVVVEQIYRSFADIRREGTAVVLVEQDVKRALATSERIYCLLKGRVSLTGPAQGLQPEQLTHAYFGN
- a CDS encoding branched-chain amino acid ABC transporter permease, whose translation is MIWVETLINGALLGGLYALLGIGLALVFGVMRVVNIAHGEFMVLSAFCAVLLSNLFPQVSPLLMLIPVIALSFAVGWLYQAAIVNRVVTSPDPLSPLLLTFGVSVILRNVMVEVFGADVRSLQVGELSRASLEIAGLNIGIMPLLTLVLAALLFMALQLVLRHTEFGRIVRATADRRDIVRLSGVKPDRVYNYVMGLSLALGAIGGVLLAVRSSFTPFSGAERLLIAFEVVVLGGLGSFWGALLGGIALGMAQLIGLKIDPNAGLLYAHLLFFIMLLIRPSGLVSSRV
- a CDS encoding branched-chain amino acid ABC transporter permease; amino-acid sequence: MMPMPTRTLLLTSTVVLVALIAGAPFVLNEGFLRLATECLLLLTMAQMWNLLAGYAGLVSLGHQVFIAFGAYALFLTSGWLEVTPIWVLPVAPLVAAAVAAIIAFPLFRLRDAYFSIAMWVFAEIIGAFTMKSQAVGGTSGVPLATSKLIDFDWFEPTMFWLAGGLTLVTIAALYKMMTSSFGLGLMSVRDNDLAAMSVGVDVRHNRFIAFVLSAAGCGLAGALSFMGNLFIAPLAAFDVNWSVYMMFIVIIGGIGTLEGPILGVIIFFGLRELMTGPLGLSGGWYLVGLGIIAVVVMIVAPRGIWPALRDRLGVRLLDVHRAAPRPARATIPPVVSERVTG
- a CDS encoding tyramine oxidase, which codes for MALIFRRGGWALAGLVAATLVTPAKAERRMWPQAAATHPMDGLTTDEIRSVSEILRGAGRLDDAARVVSMTVEEDPKDEVRAWKPGQPFARRAHATLLSSGHLYEAHIDLAGRSLVGWDEVSDHEAALTIDELMSAGDLPKQDPRWIAAMAKRGITDFKNVLCLPLTVGPVSDPALKGRRLLNVPCVDTTGAGNNLWGKPIENLVAQVDLKSRTVLSVTDLGVVAPPPLTPSHAYADSGKYRKPPKPIEIMAPEGSNVKVEGGQVHWDNWSFHVRLEPRVGAVLSLIRYDDHGSLRDIAYQISASEMFVPYMDPAPTWSFRAYMDIGEYGFGVLSSELQRGVDCPEGAHYLDLTISDTKGAPVVSKGAVCIFERPTGDPIWRHSELLNNTAEVRPNNELVVRMAPVVGNYDYLVDYVFDRAGNIDVRLGAYGIDATKGVASKTLSDPTAAQDTAYGTLVDERLLAVNHDHYMTFRIDMDVDGTANRLVEDRFSVRRLDEGQRKSLWQVDTKPVATEGPVTTPLSAAQFRIESTGKTNKQGYRTSYQLMPGHSDVSLLAKDDPIQLRAGFSAYTLWTSAYARDERYAAGMYPNENPDVDGLPKWTSAKRPIEDRDLVLWYTVGFRHVPRAEDWPVMPGLWHGFRLRPFNFFDRNPALDVPPIVNARESK